Proteins from one Sphaeramia orbicularis chromosome 17, fSphaOr1.1, whole genome shotgun sequence genomic window:
- the LOC115436614 gene encoding zinc finger protein 16-like codes for MATCIPFQSQLSSIMEVLVKAAVAEISKLVDDKCAFLHLEISRKQSENEMLKRKLLMMENKNAQLQHGFENYMDRRIDLEGNCQHTPGDMKFPDIEDAAVSFPIKEESPDEPLWISDSAEPVGPAAQFVNAENQQFEKTCHLDPPAGTRTKPLDFSDSYNHSGDISSLQFTVKTEKEEGQSGFSQGRCQHGVGKQTQHAADFSMDERENQLWSSIIEGNDIDSGFPDFSSVVEEYSNTFPDHSDVVSNTGKSSGVPQSSSQRPCNGVYSSEYPKDAPQSSHFQSRPQVGVSQPDRQKEQMYPQRNGSQLRQPEELSQSETAAAEGPLGTQSHNSLTSSSFHGHHRPLSASVRGYVCMMCGKTFSRLHQFKLHQQSHKRKRAFWCTVCGKSFQCSSHLSIHHRTHTGEKPYGCGQCGKRFTQQSSLRVHQRTHSGERPYSCSQCGKTFILMHHLKRHRIIHTYS; via the exons ATGGCGACCTGCATCCCCTTTCAAAGCCAGTTATCCTCAATAATGGAGGTTTTGGTCAAAGCAGCAGTAGCAGAGATCTCCAAACTAGTCGATGACAAATGTGCGTTTCTGCATCTGGAAATATCAAGAAAACAAAGCGAGAATGAGATGCTCAAAAGGAAATTACTGATGATGGAGAATAAAAACGCACAGCTCCAGCATGGCTTTG AAAACTACATGGACAGACGGATTGATTTGGAAGGAAACTGTCAACACACTCCAGGGGATATGAAG TTTCCTGATATTGAAGATGCCGCAGTTTCATTTCCGATAAAAGAAGAAAGTCCAGATGAGCCTCTATGGATCAGTGATTCAGCTGAACCAGTTG GTCCTGCTGCACAGTTCGTGAATGCTGAGAACCAGCAGTTTGAAAAGACCTGCCATCTGGACCCACCGGCCGGTACCAGGACCAAACCCTTGGACTTCAGCGACTCATACAACCACTCTGGAGACATCAGCAGCCTTCAGTTCACTGTTAAGACAGAAAAAGAGGAGGGCCAGTCGGGATTCAGCCAGGGCCGATGCCAACACGGTGTCGGGAAGCAGACGCAACACGCTGCAGACTTTTCCATGGATGAAAGGGAGAACCAGCTGTGGTCGTCCATAATCGAGGGGAATGATATTGACTCTGGGTTTCCAGACTTTTCAAGTGTAGTAGAGGAGTATTCGAACACGTTTCCAGACCATTCCGATGTGGTTTCTAATACTGGCAAGTCAAGTGGCGTACCGCAGTCAAGCTCTCAGAGGCCTTGTAATGGGGTGTACAGCAGTGAATATCCAAAGGATGCTCCACAGTCGTCTCATTTCCAGAGCAGACCTCAGGTTGGTGTTTCACAGCCggacagacagaaggaacagATGTACCCGCAGAGAAACGGCTCACAGTTAAGGCAGCCGGAGGAACTCAGCCAAAGTGAGACTGCAGCCGCTGAAGGGCCGCTTGGAACTCAGTCGCACAACTCTTTGACATCCAGCAGTTTCCACGGCCACCACAGGCCTCTGTCTGCATCGGTGCGTGGATACGTCTGCATGATGTGTGGGAAGACCTTCAGCCGCCTGCACCAGTTCAAGCTGCACCAGCAGAGTCACAAGAGGAAGCGCGCCTTCTGGTGCACCGTGTGCGGGAAGAGCTTCCAATGCTCATCCCACCTCAGCATCCATCACAGGACGCACACGGGCGAGAAGCCGTACGGctgtggacagtgtgggaagAGGTTCACGCAGCAGAGCAGCCTCAGGGTTCACCAGCGCACACACAGCGGCGAGAGGCCGTACAGCTGCTCGCAGTGCGGGAAAACCTTCATCCTGATGCACCATCTGAAACGGCACAGAATCATCCACACATACAGCTGA